A window of the Actinobacillus genomosp. 1 genome harbors these coding sequences:
- the def gene encoding peptide deformylase, whose translation MSVLEVVLYPDEGLAKVCEPVAQVDDELNQFIDDMFDTMYEHEGIGLAAPQVGVLKRVITIDIEGDKTNQVVLINPEILESCGETGIEEGCLSIPGHRALVPRKEKVKVKALNRKGEEVIYDADGLFAICIQHEIDHLNGVLFVDHISALKRQRIKEKMQKLKKQIERAK comes from the coding sequence ATGTCAGTTTTAGAAGTTGTACTTTACCCGGATGAAGGGTTAGCAAAAGTGTGTGAGCCTGTTGCACAGGTGGACGATGAATTAAATCAGTTCATCGATGATATGTTTGACACAATGTACGAACACGAAGGTATCGGCCTTGCCGCACCGCAAGTGGGCGTATTAAAACGTGTTATTACGATTGATATTGAAGGCGATAAAACTAACCAAGTGGTACTGATTAACCCGGAGATTTTAGAATCATGCGGCGAAACCGGTATCGAAGAAGGCTGTTTATCGATCCCCGGTCATCGTGCGTTAGTGCCACGCAAAGAAAAAGTGAAGGTAAAAGCGTTAAACCGTAAAGGCGAAGAAGTGATTTACGATGCGGACGGCTTATTCGCTATCTGTATTCAACACGAAATCGACCACCTCAACGGTGTGCTGTTCGTGGATCACATCTCTGCACTTAAACGCCAACGCATTAAAGAAAAAATGCAAAAACTCAAAAAACAAATTGAGCGTGCGAAGTAA
- the dprA gene encoding DNA-processing protein DprA: MSQTDLLKLLQIPQLGAQRIARLLSEVDFAQFCQYDKRQLQQIGWNEKQIQRWFNPEMRWIESALAWAEQPNQHLLTLFDEEYPFLLRQISTAPPVLFVRGSLSSLSLPQIAIVGSRDFSAYGEYWAGYFTEQLIKHHLAVTSGLAIGIDGFCHQRAVAEQGITIAVLGSGLEQVYPARHKKLAEQIVESGGSLVSEFFPNQPPLAENFPRRNRIISGLSLGTLVVEATLNSGSLITARYALEQGREVFALPNSVQNPYAQGCHKLIKEGAVLTETIEDILQAIQYQLPDQPQQQVLFEPQQAVEKAPFFAKADVPNKVNHLAKKLPEMTACQQQIVEHISLEPISIDDLAKATALEVEMLLVELLGLELLSVIKQVSGGYVRQ, translated from the coding sequence ATGTCTCAGACTGATTTACTGAAATTATTGCAGATTCCGCAACTGGGCGCGCAGCGCATTGCTCGTCTGTTATCCGAAGTGGATTTTGCCCAATTTTGCCAATATGACAAACGCCAATTACAACAAATCGGTTGGAATGAGAAACAGATTCAACGCTGGTTTAATCCGGAAATGCGTTGGATTGAGAGTGCATTGGCGTGGGCGGAGCAACCGAATCAACATTTATTGACCTTATTTGATGAGGAATATCCGTTTTTATTACGGCAAATCAGCACCGCACCGCCAGTGTTATTTGTGCGAGGTTCGCTAAGCAGTTTGAGCTTGCCGCAAATTGCGATTGTCGGTAGCCGAGATTTTTCCGCTTACGGTGAATACTGGGCGGGCTATTTTACCGAACAACTGATTAAACATCATTTGGCTGTAACCAGCGGATTAGCAATCGGTATAGACGGTTTTTGTCATCAGCGAGCGGTAGCGGAACAGGGCATCACCATTGCCGTTTTGGGTAGCGGTTTAGAGCAAGTGTATCCGGCAAGACATAAAAAACTGGCGGAACAGATTGTTGAAAGCGGTGGGTCGTTAGTGTCGGAATTTTTCCCGAATCAACCGCCGCTTGCCGAGAATTTCCCGCGTCGTAATCGCATTATCAGCGGTTTGTCACTCGGTACATTAGTGGTGGAAGCCACATTAAATAGCGGCTCGCTGATTACCGCCCGTTATGCGTTGGAGCAAGGACGAGAAGTTTTTGCGTTACCGAATTCGGTACAAAATCCGTATGCACAAGGCTGTCATAAACTGATCAAAGAAGGGGCGGTCTTAACTGAAACGATAGAGGATATTTTACAAGCGATTCAATATCAACTGCCGGATCAGCCTCAGCAACAGGTGCTGTTTGAGCCGCAACAAGCGGTCGAAAAAGCCCCATTTTTTGCAAAAGCTGATGTGCCGAATAAGGTCAATCATCTTGCAAAAAAATTGCCGGAAATGACCGCTTGTCAGCAACAAATTGTGGAACATATCAGTCTTGAACCGATTTCGATTGACGATTTGGCGAAAGCGACCGCATTGGAAGTGGAAATGCTATTAGTCGAGTTATTGGGTTTGGAATTATTAAGTGTGATTAAGCAAGTGAGCGGCGGTTATGTCAGGCAATAA
- a CDS encoding OPT family oligopeptide transporter, whose protein sequence is MNNSTALRELTLRGMILGALITVVFTASNVYLGLKVGMTFASSIPAAVISMAVLKMFQGSNILENNMVQTQASSAGTLSSVIFVIPALLMMGYWQSFPFWQTLLICISGGILGVIFTIPLRNVMVVKSDLPYPEGVAAAEILKAGDESDNKDSGIKEIVSGGLLAASVSFLTNGLRVVADGASYWFKGGNAIFQLPMGFSFALLGAGYLVGMMGGIAMLVGTIFTWGVAVPYFTATTPMPADADMVSFATGLWKSNVRFIGVGTIGIAAIWTLLVLFKPMVQGMSQAFRALKDPSMQSLERTAQDLSPKTMIYTILASIALIIVALVSFLQPVGLSMELAFLLVVVCTILAVVVGFLVAAASGYMAGLVGSSSSPISGIGIISIVIISVILMMVGNAAGLMENADGQRFLTALTIFTASIVFCVSTISNDNLQDLKTGYLVKATPWRQQFALIIGCIVGALIITPVLEILYHAYGFAGAMPREGMDATQALSAPQATIMMTISNGIFSNSLEWTYILVGVAFGICLIIIDTLLKKASAGRLGLPTLAVGIGIYLPPVVNVPLIIGATLSWLVNRHIKRHAKRNGKDVEAASKKAERFGTLFAAGLIVGESLVGVILAFIIAGSVTSGGSDAPLALNLENWGGMAELLGLTLFVIGCIIFARRVLQAKK, encoded by the coding sequence ATGAATAATTCTACGGCTCTACGTGAGCTTACCCTAAGGGGGATGATTTTAGGGGCATTGATCACGGTAGTATTTACCGCCTCTAATGTTTATTTAGGTCTAAAAGTCGGGATGACGTTTGCTTCATCCATTCCGGCAGCCGTTATTTCCATGGCTGTGTTAAAAATGTTTCAAGGCTCAAACATTCTTGAAAACAATATGGTACAAACACAAGCCTCTTCGGCAGGAACACTATCTTCAGTTATTTTTGTGATCCCGGCATTATTAATGATGGGTTACTGGCAATCTTTTCCTTTCTGGCAAACTTTATTAATCTGTATTTCCGGCGGTATTTTAGGGGTTATTTTTACTATTCCGTTACGAAACGTAATGGTAGTAAAAAGCGATTTGCCTTATCCGGAAGGTGTTGCAGCGGCAGAAATTTTAAAAGCCGGTGATGAAAGCGATAACAAAGACAGCGGTATTAAAGAAATTGTTTCCGGCGGTCTGTTAGCCGCATCAGTCAGTTTCCTAACCAACGGTTTACGTGTAGTTGCCGACGGTGCGAGTTACTGGTTTAAAGGCGGTAATGCGATATTCCAATTACCGATGGGTTTCTCTTTTGCCTTACTCGGTGCCGGCTATTTAGTCGGTATGATGGGCGGTATTGCGATGTTAGTCGGCACAATTTTTACTTGGGGTGTTGCCGTACCTTATTTCACCGCAACCACGCCGATGCCTGCCGATGCGGATATGGTAAGTTTCGCAACCGGTTTATGGAAAAGCAACGTACGCTTTATCGGGGTAGGTACAATCGGTATTGCAGCGATTTGGACATTATTAGTACTCTTTAAACCGATGGTACAAGGTATGTCTCAAGCGTTTCGTGCGTTAAAAGATCCGTCAATGCAAAGTCTTGAACGTACCGCACAAGACCTTTCGCCGAAAACGATGATTTATACGATTTTAGCCAGTATCGCATTAATTATCGTGGCATTAGTCAGCTTCTTACAACCGGTCGGTTTATCAATGGAATTAGCTTTCTTATTGGTGGTGGTTTGTACCATTCTTGCGGTTGTAGTCGGCTTTTTAGTCGCTGCAGCGTCCGGTTATATGGCAGGCTTAGTCGGTTCGTCATCAAGCCCGATTTCAGGTATCGGTATCATCTCTATCGTGATTATTTCCGTAATCCTGATGATGGTAGGCAATGCCGCAGGCTTAATGGAGAATGCGGACGGACAACGTTTCTTAACCGCATTAACTATTTTCACCGCGTCAATCGTGTTCTGTGTTTCGACGATTTCAAACGATAACTTACAAGATTTAAAAACCGGTTATTTAGTGAAAGCAACACCATGGCGTCAGCAATTTGCATTAATTATCGGTTGTATCGTCGGTGCGTTAATTATCACACCGGTATTAGAAATTCTGTACCACGCATACGGTTTTGCCGGTGCAATGCCACGTGAGGGAATGGATGCGACACAAGCACTTTCCGCGCCGCAAGCGACTATTATGATGACCATTTCTAACGGTATTTTCTCAAACAGCCTTGAATGGACTTATATCTTAGTCGGGGTTGCTTTCGGTATCTGCTTAATTATCATTGATACCTTACTGAAAAAAGCCAGCGCAGGTCGTTTAGGTTTACCGACTTTAGCGGTCGGTATCGGTATTTACTTACCGCCGGTGGTAAACGTACCGTTAATTATCGGTGCAACGCTTTCTTGGTTAGTCAATCGTCATATTAAACGCCACGCTAAACGTAACGGTAAAGATGTCGAAGCGGCAAGTAAAAAAGCGGAACGTTTCGGTACTTTATTTGCAGCCGGTTTAATCGTGGGCGAAAGTTTAGTCGGAGTTATCTTAGCTTTCATTATCGCAGGTTCGGTAACATCCGGCGGTTCTGATGCGCCGTTAGCCTTAAATCTCGAAAACTGGGGCGGAATGGCGGAATTACTCGGCTTAACGCTATTTGTGATCGGTTGTATTATTTTCGCTCGCCGTGTACTGCAAGCGAAAAAATAA
- a CDS encoding PTS ascorbate transporter subunit IIC, with protein sequence MDSILFFILDILKVPSVLVGLIAFAGLVAQKKALTDIIKGTIKTILGFLVLSGGATVLLSSLTPLGGMFEHAFNVQGIIPNNEAIVSMAIEKYGTATALIMAFGMVANIIVARFTRLKFIFLTGHHTFYMACMIGVILTVAGFEDVQLVFVGSLTLGLIMAFFPAIAHRYMRKITDSNDVGFGHFGTLGYVLSGAIGQAVGKGSKSTEEMDLPKNLSFLRDSSISISLTMMVIYYVLAIASGSDYVSTLSGGQHYLVYATIQAITFAAGVYVILQGVRLILAEIVPAFTGFSEKLVPDAKPALDCPIVFPYAPNAVLIGFLASFAGGVISLAVLGQLNWVLILPGVVPHFFCGATAGVFGNATGGRRGAIIGAFAHGILITFLPVFLLPVLGSLGFANTTFSDADFGGVGIVLGYMAQVFNKDMITAIIVGLFALLVAYNYLAKKPTLETK encoded by the coding sequence ATGGACTCTATTCTCTTTTTCATTCTGGATATTCTCAAAGTACCGTCCGTCTTAGTCGGTTTAATCGCATTTGCCGGATTAGTGGCACAGAAAAAGGCATTAACCGATATTATCAAAGGTACCATTAAAACCATTCTCGGCTTCTTGGTACTTAGCGGCGGTGCAACCGTGCTGCTTAGTTCTTTAACACCGTTAGGCGGTATGTTTGAACATGCGTTTAACGTACAAGGTATTATTCCGAATAACGAAGCGATCGTATCAATGGCGATTGAGAAATACGGTACCGCTACCGCACTGATTATGGCGTTCGGTATGGTTGCCAATATTATCGTTGCCCGTTTTACCCGTTTGAAATTTATCTTTTTAACCGGTCATCATACCTTTTATATGGCCTGTATGATCGGTGTGATTCTTACCGTAGCCGGTTTTGAAGACGTACAACTGGTGTTTGTCGGTTCATTAACCTTAGGTTTAATTATGGCGTTTTTCCCGGCAATCGCTCACCGTTATATGCGTAAGATTACCGATAGTAATGATGTCGGTTTCGGTCACTTCGGTACGTTAGGCTATGTCTTATCCGGTGCGATCGGACAAGCAGTCGGAAAAGGCTCAAAATCTACCGAAGAAATGGATTTACCGAAAAACCTCAGTTTCTTACGCGATAGTTCGATTTCAATCTCACTCACTATGATGGTGATCTACTATGTATTAGCGATTGCCTCCGGTAGCGACTATGTTTCAACCCTCAGCGGCGGGCAACATTATTTAGTCTATGCAACGATCCAAGCGATTACTTTCGCTGCCGGTGTCTATGTGATTCTACAAGGGGTACGTTTAATTTTAGCGGAAATCGTACCGGCATTTACCGGTTTCTCCGAAAAATTGGTACCGGATGCTAAACCGGCACTAGATTGTCCGATTGTGTTCCCTTATGCACCGAATGCGGTATTAATCGGTTTCTTAGCCAGCTTTGCCGGCGGGGTCATTAGTTTAGCCGTATTAGGACAATTAAATTGGGTCTTAATCTTACCGGGCGTAGTACCGCATTTCTTCTGCGGTGCAACCGCCGGTGTGTTCGGTAATGCAACCGGCGGTCGTCGCGGTGCGATTATCGGTGCATTTGCACACGGTATATTAATTACTTTCTTACCGGTGTTCTTATTGCCTGTTCTCGGCTCGTTAGGTTTTGCTAACACGACTTTCTCTGACGCTGACTTCGGCGGTGTCGGTATCGTTTTAGGCTATATGGCGCAAGTATTCAATAAAGATATGATTACTGCGATTATCGTCGGTTTATTCGCTCTGTTAGTCGCTTACAACTATTTAGCTAAAAAACCTACGCTAGAAACCAAATAG
- a CDS encoding PTS sugar transporter subunit IIB, translated as MKIMAVCGHGIGSSFMMEMNIKKALAKIGVDAEVGHTDLASVTPADADVFVMAKDIAGSSTIDPDKIIVVKNIISVGEFEEKLTAYFNRA; from the coding sequence ATGAAAATTATGGCGGTTTGTGGTCACGGTATCGGCAGTAGCTTTATGATGGAAATGAACATCAAAAAGGCATTAGCCAAAATCGGCGTTGATGCGGAAGTCGGTCATACCGATTTAGCCTCCGTAACACCGGCTGATGCGGATGTCTTTGTCATGGCAAAAGATATTGCCGGTAGCAGTACCATCGATCCGGATAAAATCATTGTTGTTAAGAACATCATTAGCGTAGGTGAATTTGAAGAAAAATTGACCGCTTATTTTAATCGTGCGTGA
- the secE gene encoding preprotein translocase subunit SecE, whose amino-acid sequence MATEIKKKTPEQVEEKGVKSKGVNSALWCLAILLLAVAAIGNAYFASSFSLVVRVLLLVVLAVGAVVLAAMTNQGQKAIGFIKESRTELRKIIWPTRPEATQTTLIVLAMCVVVSLVLWGIDSIIVTLVTFLTNLRF is encoded by the coding sequence ATGGCTACTGAGATTAAAAAGAAAACCCCTGAACAAGTCGAAGAAAAGGGCGTTAAAAGTAAGGGCGTAAACAGCGCGTTATGGTGTTTAGCTATCTTATTACTTGCCGTGGCGGCGATTGGTAATGCATATTTTGCATCGAGTTTTTCGCTTGTCGTACGCGTATTATTACTTGTCGTATTAGCGGTTGGTGCGGTAGTGCTTGCAGCAATGACTAACCAAGGTCAAAAAGCAATTGGTTTTATCAAAGAATCTCGCACAGAGCTTAGAAAAATTATTTGGCCGACTCGCCCTGAAGCGACCCAAACAACATTAATTGTACTCGCAATGTGTGTGGTTGTGTCATTAGTACTATGGGGTATCGACTCTATTATCGTTACATTGGTTACGTTTTTAACAAATTTAAGGTTCTAA
- the nusG gene encoding transcription termination/antitermination protein NusG, translating into MSEVENTEATKMRWYVLQAFSGFENRVAVTLREYIKLHQMEDQFGEVLVPTEEVVESVGGRRRRTERKFFPGYVLVQMEMNDDTWHLVKSVPRVMGFIGGTADKPAPISKREADRILNRVQETAEKPRHRKEFQPGENVRVTEGPFADFTGTVEEVDYEKGRLKVSVSIFGRATPVELEFGQVEKQS; encoded by the coding sequence ATGAGCGAAGTAGAAAATACAGAAGCAACAAAAATGCGTTGGTATGTATTGCAAGCGTTTTCCGGTTTCGAAAACCGTGTTGCGGTAACATTGCGTGAATATATCAAATTACACCAAATGGAAGATCAATTTGGTGAAGTATTAGTACCGACTGAAGAAGTTGTTGAAAGTGTCGGTGGTCGCCGTCGTCGTACCGAGCGTAAATTCTTCCCGGGTTACGTATTAGTACAAATGGAAATGAATGACGATACTTGGCATTTAGTAAAAAGCGTGCCGCGTGTAATGGGCTTTATCGGTGGAACGGCGGATAAACCGGCTCCGATTTCTAAACGTGAAGCGGATCGTATTTTGAACCGTGTGCAAGAAACGGCGGAAAAACCACGTCACAGAAAAGAATTCCAACCGGGCGAAAATGTACGTGTAACCGAAGGTCCGTTCGCAGACTTTACCGGTACGGTGGAAGAAGTAGATTACGAAAAAGGTCGCTTGAAAGTATCCGTATCTATTTTCGGACGTGCGACACCGGTTGAACTGGAATTCGGCCAAGTAGAAAAACAATCGTAA
- the rplK gene encoding 50S ribosomal protein L11, which translates to MAKKVQAYVKLQVAAGMANPSPPVGPALGQQGVNIMEFCKAFNARTESLEKGLPIPVVITVYADRSFTFVTKTPPAAVLLKKAVGIKSGSGKPNKDKVGTVTQEQLRQIAETKAADMTGATIETKMKSIAGTARSMGLIVEE; encoded by the coding sequence ATGGCAAAAAAAGTCCAAGCATACGTTAAGTTGCAAGTTGCAGCTGGTATGGCTAACCCTTCACCACCGGTTGGTCCTGCATTAGGTCAGCAAGGTGTTAATATCATGGAATTCTGTAAAGCATTCAACGCTCGTACCGAGAGCTTAGAAAAAGGTTTACCGATTCCTGTTGTTATCACAGTTTACGCAGACCGTTCATTCACTTTCGTAACTAAAACTCCACCGGCGGCAGTATTACTTAAGAAAGCTGTAGGTATCAAATCTGGTTCAGGTAAACCGAACAAAGATAAAGTGGGTACAGTAACTCAAGAGCAATTACGTCAAATCGCTGAAACTAAAGCGGCAGATATGACTGGTGCTACTATCGAAACTAAAATGAAATCAATCGCTGGTACAGCTCGCTCAATGGGCTTAATCGTAGAGGAATAA
- the rplA gene encoding 50S ribosomal protein L1, with translation MAKLTKKMKAIKAGVDSTKAYEINEAIAVLKQFATAKFVESVDVAVNLGIDPRKSDQNVRGATVLPHGTGRTARVAVFTQGANAEAAKAAGADLVGMEDLAEQIKKGEMNFDVVIASPDAMRVVGQLGQVLGPRGLMPNPKVGTVTPNVAEAVKNAKSGQIRYRNDKNGIIHTTIGKADFAPEQLKDNLVALLAALNKAKPTTAKGIFIKKVSISTTMGAGVAVDQASL, from the coding sequence ATGGCTAAATTGACTAAAAAAATGAAAGCAATTAAAGCTGGCGTAGATTCTACTAAAGCTTACGAAATCAACGAAGCGATCGCAGTTTTAAAACAATTCGCAACAGCTAAATTCGTTGAAAGCGTAGACGTAGCGGTGAACTTAGGTATCGACCCTCGTAAATCAGACCAAAACGTACGTGGTGCAACAGTATTACCACACGGTACAGGTCGTACAGCTCGCGTAGCAGTATTCACACAAGGCGCGAACGCAGAAGCAGCTAAAGCAGCAGGCGCTGATTTAGTAGGTATGGAAGATTTAGCAGAGCAAATCAAGAAAGGCGAAATGAACTTTGACGTTGTTATCGCTTCTCCAGATGCAATGCGTGTTGTAGGTCAATTAGGTCAAGTATTAGGTCCACGCGGCTTAATGCCAAACCCAAAAGTTGGTACTGTAACTCCAAACGTTGCTGAAGCAGTTAAAAATGCTAAATCAGGTCAGATCCGTTACCGTAACGATAAAAATGGTATTATCCATACAACGATCGGTAAAGCAGACTTCGCACCTGAACAATTAAAAGATAACTTAGTTGCGTTATTAGCAGCGTTAAACAAAGCTAAACCAACAACAGCTAAAGGTATCTTCATCAAGAAAGTAAGCATTTCTACAACAATGGGTGCTGGTGTTGCTGTTGATCAAGCATCACTTTAA
- a CDS encoding beta-ketoacyl-ACP synthase encodes MMKLFLSRPAVMSALGDDLNTHLDVLLNNKPSPLAATDIPYSVHGIIGQEKMLGEVKVTLREFPAELPAEHRSRNNQLLWHVLAQIEPQIEQVIARFGKQRVAVVMGTSTTGVDENIPVFQYAAEHNDWSGKPFWQQQQYFSAPADFVAYQYGVQSASYGISTACTSGARALISAARLLKANLCDAVICGGVDTLSPLTISGFSSLEVLSDQRTNPLSANRNGINIGEAATAFIMTREAIDEHRIELLGYGASSDAYHMSSPHPEGIGAISAFENALKSAALSANQIGWINLHGTGTVHNDQMETLAVAKVFGNQTACTTTKPYTGHTLGAAGALEAAILWAVISRTYNPQGILPPQLWDGMRDESLPEILITDEHSRWLPGRRLGASSSFAFGGNNAVLILGESE; translated from the coding sequence ATGATGAAATTATTCTTATCTCGTCCTGCTGTGATGAGTGCCTTAGGAGATGATCTCAATACTCACTTAGATGTGTTGCTGAACAATAAGCCATCGCCTCTTGCCGCCACAGATATACCTTATTCTGTACATGGCATTATTGGCCAAGAGAAAATGCTGGGCGAAGTAAAAGTGACGCTACGTGAGTTTCCTGCTGAGTTACCAGCAGAACATCGCAGCCGCAATAATCAACTGTTATGGCATGTATTGGCACAAATCGAACCGCAAATTGAGCAAGTGATTGCTCGCTTCGGTAAGCAACGTGTTGCGGTGGTTATGGGAACTTCAACCACCGGCGTAGATGAGAATATTCCAGTTTTCCAATATGCAGCGGAACATAACGATTGGTCCGGTAAACCATTCTGGCAGCAGCAACAATATTTTTCCGCTCCAGCAGACTTTGTTGCCTACCAATATGGTGTGCAAAGTGCTAGTTATGGCATCTCAACCGCCTGTACTTCAGGAGCAAGAGCATTGATTTCTGCGGCTCGCTTATTAAAAGCCAATCTTTGTGATGCGGTGATTTGTGGTGGCGTAGATACGTTATCTCCATTGACCATTAGCGGTTTTAGCTCATTGGAAGTCCTTTCGGATCAGCGCACCAATCCGCTTTCTGCTAATCGTAATGGCATTAATATCGGTGAAGCGGCTACGGCATTTATTATGACCAGAGAAGCCATTGATGAACATCGAATTGAGCTACTTGGCTATGGTGCAAGCAGCGATGCTTATCATATGTCTAGCCCACATCCTGAAGGTATCGGCGCGATTTCTGCTTTTGAAAATGCGTTAAAATCAGCCGCACTTTCAGCAAATCAAATAGGCTGGATTAACTTGCATGGTACGGGGACGGTACATAATGATCAAATGGAAACGCTTGCGGTTGCAAAAGTTTTTGGAAATCAGACCGCTTGTACCACAACTAAGCCTTACACCGGACACACGCTCGGTGCGGCAGGTGCATTAGAAGCTGCCATTTTATGGGCGGTGATTAGCCGAACTTATAATCCGCAAGGTATTTTACCTCCACAACTTTGGGACGGTATGCGAGATGAAAGTTTGCCTGAAATTCTCATTACCGATGAACATAGCCGCTGGCTACCAGGCAGACGCCTTGGTGCGAGCAGTTCCTTCGCATTTGGCGGCAATAATGCAGTGCTGATTTTAGGAGAAAGTGAATAA